One genomic segment of Cottoperca gobio chromosome 21, fCotGob3.1, whole genome shotgun sequence includes these proteins:
- the alkbh6 gene encoding putative RNA/DNA demethylase ALKBH6, whose translation MEHPACILEELKQFVVNDAPPTVYYIPDFISEDEESYLQQQVYNSPKTKWTQLSGRRLQNWGGLPHPKSMLAEKIPDWLQKYCEKISALGAFSGKTANHVLVNEYKQEEGIMPHEDGPLYHPTVTTISLGSHTLLDFYTPVSSQEGDAPQTEENRFLFSLLVKPRSLLILQDDMYQRLLHGIRACGQDTLTDKVVNQSAAGALPGETLTRGTRVSLTIRHVPKVMKTKLILGRK comes from the coding sequence ATGGAACACCCAGCTTGTATTTTGGAGGAATTGAAGCAGTTTGTCGTAAATGATGCTCCACCAACAGTGTATTACATCCCAGATTTCATATCGGAAGATGAGGAGTCCTACCTTCAACAGCAGGTGTATAACTCTCCCAAAACTAAATGGACACAGCTGTCAGGCAGAAGGCTTCAGAACTGGGGAGGATTACCACATCCCAAAAGCATGTTGGCAGAAAAGATTCCTGACTGGCTCCAGAAGTACTGTGAGAAAATCTCCGCTCTAGGTGCATTCAGTGGGAAAACAGCCAATCATGTGTTGGTGAACGAGTACAAACAAGAGGAAGGAATTATGCCTCATGAAGACGGCCCTCTGTACCACCCTACGGTAACCACCATTAGCCTGGGCTCTCACACCCTCCTCGACTTCTACACGCCTGTCAGCAGCCAGGAGGGCGATGCACCGCAGACAGAGGAGAAccgcttcctcttctctctgctagTGAAGCCGCGCAGTCTTCTGATCCTGCAGGATGACATGTACCAGCGTCTCCTCCATGGCATCCGGGCCTGCGGCCAGGACACTCTGACGGACAAGGTGGTAAACCAGTCTGCTGCCGGGGCCCTGCCGGGAGAGACACTGACCCGAGGCACCCGAGTGTCGCTGACCATACGACACGTGCCAAAAGTTATGAAGACAAAGCTTATACTGGGGAGGAAATGA
- the adat3 gene encoding putative inactive tRNA-specific adenosine deaminase-like protein 3 yields the protein MSKEENNKTMEPQTKRWKGSECDLDSWVAYPVLSDEESQDVELTEAFAAPIVNKKETSRLLRELSSLYPMNGLQHIKRVRAVKEKPHPLEVLVCLVCDAPDMKVVTIESLLPSEGVRRDALGEPFLVKVPARPPLTRPQFELVSKHWPTSFHEDKQVTVALRGELFSPSQKARMHMYMTSALTVAKAAIELGMEPVGAVVVDPATERILAVGHDCRGDHPLHHAVMVCIDLVARSQGGGCYPVDRYPACRFTSPSSDTFQNGPGAEASSQPYICTGYNLYVTREPCVMCAMALVHSRIGRVFYGTASADGALGTKYRIHSQKDLNHHFEVYKGVLAKQCEDLKGLGNQRGSLQESR from the coding sequence gagaacaacaaaacaatggagCCACAGACGAAACGCTGGAAGGGCTCCGAGTGTGACTTGGACTCCTGGGTTGCTTATCCTGTACTGTCAGATGAGGAGTCACAAGACGTCGAGCTGACGGAGGCGTTTGCTGCACCCATTGTCAACAAGAAAGAGACCTCTCGACTTCTCCGCGAACTGAGCAGCCTCTACCCGATGAACGGCCTTCAGCACATCAAGAGGGTGCGGGCGGTGAAGGAGAAGCCTCATCCTCTGGAAGTCCTTGTGTGCCTCGTCTGCGATGCGCCAGACATGAAGGTGGTAACCATTGAGTCTCTACTACCCTCAGAGGGAGTGAGACGTGACGCGTTAGGTGAGCCTTTTTTGGTTAAGGTCCCTGCACGCCCCCCCTTGACCCGACCCCAGTTTGAGCTGGTGAGCAAACACTGGCCCACCTCCTTTCATGAGGACAAACAGGTGACCGTCGCCCTGAGAGGAGAGCTCTTCAGTCCGTCTCAGAAAGCCAGGATGCACATGTACATGACGTCTGCTTTGACTGTTGCCAAAGCAGCGATTGAGTTGGGAATGGAGCCGGTGGGGGCTGTGGTGGTCGACCCAGCAACAGAGAGAATCCTTGCAGTGGGCCATGACTGCAGAGGCGACCATCCCCTTCATCATGCAGTCATGGTCTGCATTGACCTTGTGGCACGGAGCCAGGGCGGGGGATGTTATCCTGTTGACAGATACCCCGCTTGCCGATTTACTTCACCAAGCTCAGACACCTTTCAAAACGGTCCTGGTGCAGAGGCGAGCTCTCAGCCGTACATATGCACCGGGTACAACCTCTATGTGACCCGAGAACCTTGTGTCATGTGTGCCATGGCGCTGGTACACTCCCGGATCGGGCGTGTCTTCTATGGAACTGCCTCTGCTGACGGGGCCCTAGGGACCAAATATAGAATCCACTCCCAGAAAGATTTGAACCATCATTTTGAGGTTTACAAAGGAGTGTTGGCCAAGCAGTGTGAGGATCTTAAGGGTCTGGGCAACCAAAGAGGAAGTTTACAGGAAAGTAGATAA
- the ormdl1 gene encoding ORM1-like protein 1 isoform X2, with protein sequence MNVGVAHSEVNPNTRVMNSRGIWLTYALGVGILHIVLLSIPFFSVQVVWTLTNVIHNFGMYVFMHAVKGTPFETPDQGKARLLTHWEQLDYGVQFTSSRKFFTISPIILYFLASFYTKYDTTHFVINTASLLSVLIPKLPQLHGVRIFGINKY encoded by the exons ATGAATGTGGGTGTGGCACACAGTGAGGTGAACCCAAATACCCGGGTCATGAACAGTCGAGGGATCTGGCTGACCTATGCACTTGGTGTTGGAATACTTCACATTGTGCTCTTGAGCATTCCCTTCTTCAGTGTGCAAGTGGTGTGGACTCTAACGAATGTCATACACAACTTT GGAATGTATGTCTTTATGCATGCAGTGAAAGGCACACCTTTTGAGACCCCTGACCAAGGAAAAGCCAGACTTCTAACACATTGGGAACAGCTTGACTACGGCGTGCAGTTCACTTCATCTAGAAAGTTCTTCACCATCTCTCCAATCATTCT ATACTTCCTGGCAAGTTTCTACACAAAGTATGATACAACACACTTTGTCATAAACACTGCCTCGCTTTTGAGCGTCCTGATCCCCAAGCTGCCACAACTACACGGAGTGAGAATTTTCGGCATCAACAAGTATTAA
- the ormdl1 gene encoding ORM1-like protein 1 isoform X1, protein MFTRLLDKTRMNVGVAHSEVNPNTRVMNSRGIWLTYALGVGILHIVLLSIPFFSVQVVWTLTNVIHNFGMYVFMHAVKGTPFETPDQGKARLLTHWEQLDYGVQFTSSRKFFTISPIILYFLASFYTKYDTTHFVINTASLLSVLIPKLPQLHGVRIFGINKY, encoded by the exons ATGTTTACACGTCTACTTGACAAG acCAGAATGAATGTGGGTGTGGCACACAGTGAGGTGAACCCAAATACCCGGGTCATGAACAGTCGAGGGATCTGGCTGACCTATGCACTTGGTGTTGGAATACTTCACATTGTGCTCTTGAGCATTCCCTTCTTCAGTGTGCAAGTGGTGTGGACTCTAACGAATGTCATACACAACTTT GGAATGTATGTCTTTATGCATGCAGTGAAAGGCACACCTTTTGAGACCCCTGACCAAGGAAAAGCCAGACTTCTAACACATTGGGAACAGCTTGACTACGGCGTGCAGTTCACTTCATCTAGAAAGTTCTTCACCATCTCTCCAATCATTCT ATACTTCCTGGCAAGTTTCTACACAAAGTATGATACAACACACTTTGTCATAAACACTGCCTCGCTTTTGAGCGTCCTGATCCCCAAGCTGCCACAACTACACGGAGTGAGAATTTTCGGCATCAACAAGTATTAA